cttgacttcatctcaaccttttaatgccgacaaaaaggggagagatgcaagatttgatcaaactttcaattgttaaacttttaactgtttgttggattgttttgttgtttgaactctgtttgactttgttttgtgtctggatgaaaACTAAACTAGatttggacttgactgcttttattaactagtattgatatcttatggatggctttatcgtattctagactaacctattttctgtggttgcagattctagtgttattcatttagccatttatctctataagatatgcatatgtgtttgagaaatgttttgcaggtcaaagttatccaaatctgcacgaaagttttgtcaccatcaaaaagggagagattgttggagaaatcttcttgaagtattttgaagttgacaaaacgtttccatcggtctagtctgaaggcttgcagactcgctatttaaagtcgaagacctccaggacagccggactcaagactcaaagtctatcctcattgtgagcctctaatccgttgaagaaaggttatccagaactggatgtttcgtcaaggatttaaccttatcaactggagaagatctcgtggctggaaaggacgtaacggaatcctttgattgatcgagattgattccatgattgaagattcgatgattgcctaaatattcttggaaggttttacttatggaaaccgagatcctgattgtatgggcgaataggattgatgagctatcgacacgttcctttaatagctcgaacaatcttcctaattgattccgtccaatggatagattggaggaattcctttggtaagtgccaacaagTATGATgacataaaggagtatataaagaagacgttctaagttgttgaggtgtgcgcgatagaagaattccaaagtctgaagctcctttttgtttagacaatcactttgagcgaatacttgtatacaaaagagagtctatatttgtgagaaaccttgaggaggtgtggtagaacatctacactgtagaatcaaggcaaagctgtgctgtaacttctcttttgatcatagtgaaatccagcccgtaggctgtcagtgcggaagagtggacgtaggcttggaataagccgaaccactataaattctgtgtttaattctctcttcctTACTATCtctactttgatcgtatttcattttgttaatcaagaaagaatttcctttctatcgtttgccaagaatcgcttccgtatctcgataaattgtttgtgcacctattcacccccctctaagtgcttatactagctatctcactctTTAGTACAAAAATATCTTGAAAACTCACATTTAGGTGACTCTAGCGAGCCATGtcaaattttctgaaaaattagaattactAAAGTCATTCAAGTGATCGTTTTTGAAAAATCACAGCAAATAAATAATCGTTTGTTGGGGCACCATTGCTGCGTTTTTTCCCGCTGCAGTTGTATGGATAGATGAGTATGTTTCGAGCTTCATTGACCCCGTATTAGTCATCCACAGAGACCTTTCCTCGCGCACAAAGTTCTGAACTTTCCAAATTGGATGTCCCGTAGCCAATTCTGATGGGAGGCCCATCTTGCCCAACTCGTCATACATCACGCAAGAGATATTGACTAGAAGATATACATGCAGTCGACTCATCTTGCTTAATCATTCCGaatctagattgatttttcttgttctctttcGCAATCACAAGTTATTGGTAAACACGGTCAGGAATTTAATAAGATATCTAACGCGTAGAAGAAATCAAACTTGTCTTCTCTCATCGCCCCTTTCCTTATTCCCTCCAAACCCCTCCTTATACATTTCTCCTCAGTTTGCTGTCTATAAACAAACCTCATCTTTCAAAATTCAACAGCGTCACAACCCCAACCATTCTTGTGCTTCCCCAGCATCATTCCCGAATACGTTCCTGTAGCAGAAACTCTCCTGAGAGGCCAAATGGGTGAAAGCCATCAGgttcacattttcttcttccctttcgtGGCTTCAGGCCACATGATCCCAATGATCGACATGGCCAAACTATTCGCCATGAGAGGCTGTAAGTCCACTCTCATCGCCACCCCCCATGACAAGCCCACCTTCTTGAAATCCATCGCGAAAACCAAGGATGATGGCTTCGACATCGATGTCATCACAGTGACATTGCCCCTGAAAGAAGTCGGCTTGCCAGAAGACTGTGACAATATGAACAAGGTCACTACGGTGGAAGTACGTAAGCAATTCTTTAGAGCTATAAAGATGCTGGACCAACAGCTCGAGCGGCTGATAGAGAAACTTGCCCCCGATTGTCTAGTCTCGGACATGCTCCTCCCCTGGACAACCGAGATTGCTGCCAAGTGGGGAATCCCTAGGCTCGTTTTCCACGGGACAAGTGCCTTCTCCATTGCGAGCATGGAATGTGTGAGGCTCTATGAACCTCAAAAGAGGGTATCGTGCGATTCGGAGCCCTTCGTTATCCCCAACTTCCCTGGGGAAATCACAATGTCCAGGATGCAGTTGCCAGACGTTTACAGGGAAGAGACTCAGGTCACCAAGCTCCTCAATGTGATGATGGAATCGGAGAAGAGGAGTTTCGGGGTCATCATGAACAGCTTCTACGAGCTCGAGCCAGCTTATGCTGACCATTACAGGACATTCCTAGGGAGACAATCCTGGTTCGTCGGGCCCGCTCTCATTGTGCAATAAGGAGAGTGAGGACAAAGCACACAGGGGCAACCAAGCATCCATCGACCAGCACGAGTGCCTCAAGTGGCTCGACTCGAGGCAACCCAACTCAGTGATCTACATTTGCTTCGGAAGCATGGCAAATTTCAATGTTCCTCAGCTCCACGAGATCGCAGTTGGACTAGAAGCGTCAGGTCAACAATTCATTTGGGTGGTGAAGAAGGACCCGAATGTGGAAGAAGGCAAAGAAGAGTGGTTGCCTGATGGGTACGAATCAAGAATCCAAAACAAGGGCCTCATCATCAGAGGCTGGGCTCCTCAGGTGCTGATTCTCGATCATGAGGCGATTGGGGTTTCCTGACACATTGCGGGTGGAACTCCACACTGGAGGCGATCACGGCCGGCGTGCCAATGGTGGCTTGGCCGGTAGAGGCAGAGCAATTCTTCAACGAGAAGTTCGTGACCCAGGTGCTCAAGGTCGGGGTCAGCATAGGGGTGAAGCAGTGGGTGAAGCAGTTCGGCGACAGCATGAAGAGCGAGAGGGTGGAGGATGCAGTGAAGAGAGTCCTGGTGGGTGAGGAAGCAGAGGAAATGAGGAGGAGGGCCAAAGCACTTGCAGAGATGGCAAGAGGGGCTGTGGAAGAAGGGGGATCTTCTTGGTCTGATTTGGGAGCTCTGATTCAAGAGCTTGGACAGCAGAGATTGGCTCACAACAAGATCTGATTCATGACTTGAAGCAATCAATCTTGAATGTTTGGTTGTGCAGAAATCCTCCATTCTCAGTTTCCGTTGTGGCTTAGCCGTAGAGAAAATTGCTAGATTTGCCGTTTCTTTTCGTGGATTTATTTTACCAGTTGTGATCATTCAATGTTTAGGATAAGCCTTCACTTCTTTTGAGATAAAGGAAAAGTATACATTGTCTCGATTTCTGCGGtgccaaagaaataaaaagttggtGCAAGGTCTTCGGTATGCTTTGTCTCGACCCGGTCAAAAGTGGATGGCTGAAACTGACAACCTATCTTTAGTTTAAGCAAGACCTTTGGTGCTGAGCAACCCACGTGGGATGAAAGATAACTGGTCAAAGCGTGCAGCACTTTAGTGACATTTTTGTCCAACTTTCGCTTAGTCCATCCTAGAACTGAGAGTAATGTTGCCTGTTCGGTCGTCAAAGTTCGACTCCTCAACTCTCTTCTTTTAATTGGGTTTCATTTCTCCCGCACCCTCTTTTGGACTTGTCATGTTCTGAAGATGTATCTATCTacatttcctttttgaaataaaataatcttttgcctaccaaaaaaataaaaatattaaagttgGTCCCATAATTGCAATTCAATAGCAAGATGCCCTATGTACTTTCCCTTTCTGAATTACCTTTCTCCACAACAGAGCATAGAGATTTTTACAACTTCATATtctataaatataaaaattatcttaaaatttttaaacatattgGGATAAGTACTTAAGTACACAAGGAGTATAATAGCTTTCGTATGGCGCTCACTCAAGggccataaatttgaaaaattgttcacttaagtgccactggCGGTTTGCCTTAATGGAAAATCCGACGTTGACGCCAATAGTCTTACTTGGCATCATCAACGCTGCTGACGtggataattaataaaaaatcaaaaaacaaaatacatgttagaatgggaaattaattaaaaaattcacgcAAGACGATTTGCCAAAAGTGGCACTCAGATAATCAATTCTACCCCgatatggcacttaagtggaCAAAACATAAATTATCGCACTCAAGTGAGTGCCAAACCAAAGTTACAACGTTCCACAATTTGTTACGACATTCATTAGGAAATACGACGTTTAAATATTGCATAAATGTGTAGGACTTTATTGACAAATTTGGAATTGAAACTGAATTGATAtgtgtataataggtttaagactatATTGATGATTTTCCCAAATATTCAACTAATTACTCCTTCAACGAACACATGTATAAtcatttttgggataagtacacaAGGAGTATTATAGCTTTCGTATGGCGCTCACTCAAGggccataaatttgaaaaattgttcacttaagtgccactggCGGTTTGCCTTAATGGAAAATCCGACGTTGACGCCAATAGTCTTACTTGGCATCATCAATGCTGCTGACGtggataattaataaaaaatcaaaaaacaaaaaaaaacaaaaacaaaatgcatgttagaatgggaaattaattaaaaaattcacgcAGGACGATTTGCCAAAAGTGGCACTCAGATAATCAATTCTACCCCgatatggcacttaagtggaCAAAACATAAATTATCGCACTCAAGTGAGTGCCAAACCAAAGTTACAACGTTCCTACTATTCCTATCTCCAAAGTTAAGAGACGTGAAGAAAGTTTtatttacttcttgtttttttttttttttaggaaaccaaatagatttttgtgattttaaatgaaattattcGGAGAGAATTTTTCATCCACGATATTGCTTTCGAGACctttgaaagaaataaaattaatggcaTAATTAGAATTTTagttttctgattttttcttttggctcgCTCTGACCTTttgtcaatttctaattttatgaattCTAGAGCAAAAATTTTCTTAGTAATTAATCTAATCCCAAAACTTTATAAATGACCTCTTTAGTACAAAAATATCTTGAAAACTCACATTGAGGTGACTCCAGCGAGCCATGTCAAATTTTCTGACAAATTAGAATTACTAAAGTCATTCAAGTGATCGTTTTTGAAAAATCACAGCAAATAAATAATCGTTTGTTGGGGCACCATTGCTGCGTTTTTCCCGCTGCAGTTGTATGGATAGATGAGTATGTTTCGAGCTTCATTGACCCCGTATTAGTCATCCACAGAGACCTTTCCTCGCGCACAAAGTTCTGAACTTTCCAAATTGGATGTTCCGTAGCCAATTCTGATGGGAGGCCCATCTTGCCCAACTCGTCATACATCACGTAAGAGATATTGACTAGAAGATATACATGTAGTCGACTAATCTTGCTTAATCATTCCGaatctagattgatttttcttgttctctttcGCAATCACAAGTTATTGGTAAACACGTTCAGGAATTTAATAAGATATCTAAAGCGTAGAAGAAATCAAACTTGTCTTCTCTCATCGCCCCTTTCTTTATTCCCTCCAAACCCCTCCTTATACATTTGTCCTCGGTTTGAGGTCTAAAAACAAACCTCAGCTGTCAAAATTCAACAGCGTCACAACCCCAACCATTCTTGTGCTTCCCCAGCATCATTCCCGAATACGTTCCTGTAGCAGAAACTCTCCTGAGAGGCCAAATGGGTGAAAGCCATCAGgttcacattttcttcttccctttcatggCTTCAGGCCACATGATCCCAATGACCGAAATGGCCAAACTATTCGCCATTAGAGGCTGTAAGTCCACTCTCATCGCCACCCCCCATGACAAGCCCACCTTCTTGAAATCCATCACGAAAACCAAGGATGCTGGCTTCGACATCGATGTCGTCACAGTGACATTGCCCCTGAAAGAAGTCGGCTTGGCAGAAGACTGTGACAATATGAACAAGATCACTACGGAGGAAATACGTAAGCAATTCTATAGAGCTATCCGGATGCTGGACCAACAGCTTGAGCGGCTGATAGAGAAACTTGCCCCCAATTGTCTAGTCTCGGACATGCTCCTCCCCTGGACAACCGAGATCGCTGCCAAGTGGGGAATCCCTAGGCTCGTTTTCCACGGGACAAGTGCCTTCTCCATTGCGAGCATAGAAAGTGTGAGGCTTTATGAACCTCACAAGAAGGTGTCGTGCGATTCGGAGCCCTTCGTTATCCCCAACTTCCCCGGGGAAATCACAATGTCCAGGATGCAGTTGGCGGACGTTTACAGGGAAGAGACTGAGCTCACCAAGTTATTCAATGACATGATGGAATCGGAGAAGAGGAGTTTCGGGGTCATCATGAACAGCTTCTACGAGCTCGAGCCAGCTTATGCTGACCATTACAGGACCTTCCTAGGGAGACAATCCTGGTTCGTCGGCCCGCTCTCATTGTGCAATAAAGAGACTGAGGACAAAGCACACAGGGGCAACCAAGCATCCATCGACCAGCACGAGTGCCTCAAGTGGCTCGACTCGAGGCAACCCAACTCAGTGATCTACATTTGCTTCGGAAGCATGGCAAATTTCAATGCTGCTCAGCTCCACGAGATTGCAGTTGGACTAGAAGCGTCAGGTCAACAATTCATTTGGGTGGTGAAGAAGGACCCGAATGTGGAAGAAGGCAAAGAAGAGTGGTTGCCTGATGGGTACGAATCAAGAATCCGAAACAAGGGCCTCATCATCAGGGGCTGGGCTCCTCAGGTGCTGATTCTCGATCATGAGGCGATTGGGGGTTTCGTGACACATTGCGGGTGGAACTCCACACTGGAGGCGATCACGGCTGGCGTGCCAATGGTGACTTGGCCGGTAGCGGCAGAGCAATTCTTCAACGAGAAGTTCGTGACCCAGGTGCTCAAGGTCGGGGTCAGCATAGGGGTGAAGCAGTGGGTGAGGTTGTTTGGCGACAGCGTGAAGAGCGAGAGAGTGGAGGATGCAGTGAAGAGAGTCCTGGTGAGTGAGGAAGCAGAGGAAATGAGGAGGAGGGCGAAAGCACTTGCAGAGATGGCAAGAGGGGCTGTGGAAGAAGGGGGATCTTCTTGGTCTGATTTGGGAGCTCTGCTTCAAGAGCTGGGACAACAGAGATTGGCTCACAACAAGATCTGATTCATGACTTGAAGCaatcaatcttgaatttttggttGTGCAGAAATCCTACATTCTCAGCTTCTGTTGTTGCTTAGCCGTAGAGAAACTTGCTAGATTTGCCGTTTCTTTTCGTGGATTTATTTTACGAGTTGTGATCCTTCAGTGTGTAGGATAAGcctttatttcttttgagataaagGAAAAGTATACATTGTCTTGAATTCTGTGGtgccaaagaaataaaaagttggtGCAAGGTCTTCGGTATGCTTTGCCTCAACCCGTCAAAAGTGGATGGCTGAATCTGACAACCTATCTTTAGTTTAGCAAGACCTTTGGTGCTGAGCAACCCATGTGGGAGGAAAGATAACTGGTCAAAGCGTGCAgccatttcttttaattgggTTTCATTTCTCCCGCACCCCCTTTTGGACTCTGAAGATGTATCTATCTACATTTCCTTTTTGATATAAAATAATCTTTTGccgaccaaaaaacaaaaacttaaaGTTGGTCCCATAGTTGCAATTCAATAGCAAGCTGCCCTATGTACTTTCCCTTTTCTGAATTATCTTTCTCCACAACAGAGCATAGAGATTTTTGCAACTTCATATtctataaatataaaaattatcttaaaagttttaaacatattgcatttatattgattcatttctaaattttacaattttatctattaaatcataaatatttttaagtcttttcaattgaatttatcTAACCAATTTTAGCAAGAAATTGCTGGCATGGATGTCCAACATCTTATGTGAACACACCATTCtttgatataaataatttttaatagtatttaatatgtttttgaaattttttttccttttttttgtaaCCCTACATCTCAGACCCTTGCTAGCCATGGGTGAGGACCTCTATGACCTCATTAGCCACAGGCAAGGGCGTCAATCCTTGCTCAGATCCAAGTGCGGGTCGCAATGCCCTTGCTTGGTCTGGGCGAGGACCACGATACCCTCGTTAGGTCAAGGCAAGGGCGTCTTCTACCAAGGATCATAGCCCTTGTCCGAATTTGGGTGAGAGCCGATGCCCTCACTTGTTGTTGGTAAGGGTGTGGAggccctcaccagatctaggcAAAAGTCACTAGATTTCATAATTTGTGCACAGTACATAGCACAATTAGTGGCTTGTAAAATAGATATAGGATAGGATAggatcataaaaaataaaaataaaaatgaagtgaattttcttttcacatATTGTAATGGACCTTCCAAATTGGATGTCCCGTAGTATATTCTGATGGGATGACGTCTCTGCAGAACTCCACAGGTAAATCAACTACCTCTTTCATTGATTGGCCATGATTTCCATGCTTGACGGGAGAGAATATGTAATCCTCATTAGAAGACATAGATTCCTCTCATTTTTGTTAATCACGCCAAATCTAGACTGAGCTCCTTCGTTCTCTTTTGCAATCCCAGAATTCTTGGCAAACACGGAAACTCGTCACCATTTTATCTAAATTAGGAATTTTATAAGACAGCTAAAGCATAGAAGAAATCAAACTTATCTTTCTCTCATCACCCCCTTCTCTATTCCCAAACCCCTCCTTATATATTTGTCCTAGGTTTGAAGTCTACAAGCAAACCCCGGCTTAGAAAGGTCAACAGCATCACAACCGTGCTCCCCAGCATCATACCTGAATACGTTCCCGTAGCAGAAACTCTGAGAGGCCAAATGGGAAGTGAAAGCCATCagtttcacattttcttcttcccttcatgTCTTCAGGCCACATGATTCCGACGATTGACATGGCCAAACTCTTCGCGATTAGAGGCTGCAAGTCCACCCTCATCGCCACCCTCCTAACAAGCCCACCTTCttgaaatccatcatgaaaaccAAGGATTCGGGCTTCAACATTGATGTCATCATGATGACATTGCCCCTGAAAGAGGTTGGCATGCCAGAAGACTGACAATCTGAATAAGGTCACTACAGATGAAATGCGCAAGCAATTCATGAGGGCCATCATGATGCTGGACCAACAGCTCGAGCTGCTGATAGAGAAACTTGCCCCTGATTGTCTAGTCTCAGACATGTTCTTCGCTTGGACACTCGAGGTCGCGGCCATGTGCGGAATCCCCGGGCTTGTTTTCCACAGGACGAGTACTTTTCCATTGCTGGCACAGAATGTGTGAGGCTTTATGAGCCTCACAAGGTGTCGCGCAATTCGGAGCCCTTCGTTATCCCCAATTTCCCCGGAGAATTCATCCTGTCCAAGATGCAGTTGTCGCACTTTGTCAGGGAAGAGACCGAGTTCACCAAGTTCTACAACGAGGTGAAGGAATCGGAGAAAAGGAGTTTCGGAGTTGTCATGAACAGCTTCTACGATCTCTAGCCAGCTTACGCTAACCATTACAGGACGTTCCTAGGCAGACGTTCCTGGTTCTTCGGCCCACTCTCATTGTGCAATAAGGAGACTGAGGACAAAGCACACAAGGGCAACCAAGGGTCTGTATGACAACGTTTTTGTTTCTcccaatttatgttcttttgttccctagaacaaaaaaagaatagaaatctgtttgataaaacttttattctcaggaataatttctctatttttttgttcccaagaatagttttggaatagaaacgagaaacaaaaaaaaaatttaacttcttgttcccgaaaacaatttctagaaataagccaattttcttttttctttttattttgtttctctctcttgccgcGGCCACCTCCAATCATCCGGAGCCACCGCAGGCCGCCGTCTGCCACCGCTGCCACCGCATCGGCGGCCAGCGGCaatccgtgagcaagaataacaaatgaataaatacaaaaaagaaatcatttcgtaccaaatgcatttttattctttttctatttctagagtataaattttgtatagttaccaaatatcttattttactcagaaattgttccctgaaatagaaataaaaaagaactatttctaaaagaaaaaaaaaactcttctccaGTCATGAAACGTTGTCATGCGTAGCCCAAGCATCCATTGACCAACATGAGTGCCTCCAATGGCTTGACTCAAAgctgtcacaccccaaaaccacaAAAACAATGGGGATGACACGACTATCCTTTCGCACGAAAAACATAGCCACAAATATAATTAATAACCtgatatcaacatatatatctcaaaacatatatacatattaaataaaCCAACGGATTGATCACAACATCAAAGTTACTATAAATCTACCAAAAAGAACATTCACAACTAGAACCCAGCCAACCCAACAATTAGTAATAACCGAATACACGACTTTCTTAAGCTATACCCAAAAATAGCACTCCCAAAAGTTTCCCAGTGACGACGTCCTTGCTCTATTCGCCGCTAACCAGGGAACCTTAAAAGATTAAAGGACGAGTGGAATAAGCAACAacagctcagtgagtagtacatatttTCTAAGCAGATCAAGCAATCACTATGCATATATATAGAACAATGTCAAACTTCATAATTCgaactcaatatataaaatacatattgaatcatataaaaattatttcttatcatcaaagctttatactaaaaaaaaaaaaaaaaactcatttaaatcagTATCACAATTCAACtatcaatggtcaagtccattgaataatctctaTCAAATATCACATATCAATGGTCCATCCATTAACTAATCTATTGCTTAATACTCTACCATGGTTACAACACAATGCCTAGTGATAAAGTGACCAAGATTCCCCCATTGGCAAGGTCTAACCTACAAAGCTAGTTGCTTGGCCTaaaaggatatcctaaactCAGTATGCATATCCTAGGGaaaagtacactagaagtgtcaaaagttgtgtacggcgcttactttggtgccaaaactTTCCGTTGaattacttaaatgccaaattgGAGATAAAACGATCACTTTGATGCCCCTAGCAAAAGATTCGGCCAAAttaattacgtggcttttatatttaaaaaaaaaaagttatggtggcttttaaacgacgtcattttccatcatCCTTaagaaacgacgtcattttgtcaTCATACATGGACAACCTCACAAAAATGACGCAATATAGCTCATATGGGGactgaaattagggtttctttgTCGTTCGCTCACTGTCACTCGACTACGTCGTTCGCCCACCGTCGTTCGCCCACCGTCGCTCGGGCACCATCGCTCAACCACCTTCGTAgttgctcgaccaggtgagTGAGGAGAGGctgagattgttgctcaagcaagaagGGGTGGGAAGAATATGAGGcaaggggggaggaggaggaagaagaaggggggtCGAATTTGGTATTTCCAGTGTACTTACCCTGCATACCCCAAAAACATTTAACTGGGTTCACAATCATATTGAGTATAAACAACTATCCTCCAATACCAACAAAACCAATCCAGTATTCAACA
Above is a window of Eucalyptus grandis isolate ANBG69807.140 chromosome 9, ASM1654582v1, whole genome shotgun sequence DNA encoding:
- the LOC104420273 gene encoding scopoletin glucosyltransferase-like codes for the protein MGESHQVHIFFFPFMASGHMIPMTEMAKLFAIRGCKSTLIATPHDKPTFLKSITKTKDAGFDIDVVTVTLPLKEVGLAEDCDNMNKITTEEIRKQFYRAIRMLDQQLERLIEKLAPNCLVSDMLLPWTTEIAAKWGIPRLVFHGTSAFSIASIESVRLYEPHKKVSCDSEPFVIPNFPGEITMSRMQLADVYREETELTKLFNDMMESEKRSFGVIMNSFYELEPAYADHYRTFLGRQSWFVGPLSLCNKETEDKAHRGNQASIDQHECLKWLDSRQPNSVIYICFGSMANFNAAQLHEIAVGLEASGQQFIWVVKKDPNVEEGKEEWLPDGYESRIRNKGLIIRGWAPQVLILDHEAIGGFVTHCGWNSTLEAITAGVPMVTWPVAAEQFFNEKFVTQVLKVGVSIGVKQWVRLFGDSVKSERVEDAVKRVLVSEEAEEMRRRAKALAEMARGAVEEGGSSWSDLGALLQELGQQRLAHNKI
- the LOC104418279 gene encoding LOW QUALITY PROTEIN: scopoletin glucosyltransferase (The sequence of the model RefSeq protein was modified relative to this genomic sequence to represent the inferred CDS: inserted 1 base in 1 codon; deleted 1 base in 1 codon); protein product: MGESHQVHIFFFPFVASGHMIPMIDMAKLFAMRGCKSTLIATPHDKPTFLKSIAKTKDDGFDIDVITVTLPLKEVGLPEDCDNMNKVTTVEVRKQFFRAIKMLDQQLERLIEKLAPDCLVSDMLLPWTTEIAAKWGIPRLVFHGTSAFSIASMECVRLYEPQKRVSCDSEPFVIPNFPGEITMSRMQLPDVYREETQVTKLLNVMMESEKRSFGVIMNSFYELEPAYADHYRTFLGRQSWFVGPLSLCNKESEDKAHRGNQASIDQHECLKWLDSRQPNSVIYICFGSMANFNVPQLHEIAVGLEASGQQFIWVVKKDPNVEEGKEEWLPDGYESRIQNKGLIIRGWAPQVLILDHEAIGXFLTHCGWNSTLEAITAGVPMVAWPVEAEQFFNEKFVTQVLKVGVSIGVKQWVKQFGDSMKSERVEDAVKRVLVGEEAEEMRRRAKALAEMARGAVEEGGSSWSDLGALIQELGQQRLAHNKI